Proteins from a single region of Argiope bruennichi chromosome 6, qqArgBrue1.1, whole genome shotgun sequence:
- the LOC129971279 gene encoding sentrin-specific protease 8-like, with amino-acid sequence MSSCDPVVLNYENCLLRQSDVELLTPPNWLNDNIIAFWFEYLENEVYKDHKKVLGFVCPQVVQYLKFGLPEDVKSTIEGLELDTKQYILFPVNDCRAQTVPGGTHWSLLAYNASENLFEHYDSYPGSCNLPVAESLAKVLAMFLRNSLKGGHPPVIQEMPCTQQVNTYDCGMHVICNAEGLCKKFTTQDKRPLTEIVPSSVVARSRESLKAIIYSLRK; translated from the coding sequence ATGTCCTCTTGTGATCCTGTGGTGTTGAATTATGAAAACTGTTTGCTTAGGCAGTCTGATGTTGAACTGTTAACCCCACCTAATTGGCTTAATGATAACATTATTGCTTTCTggtttgaatatttagaaaatgaagtgTACAAAGATCATAAGAAGGTTTTAGGATTTGTCTGTCCTCAGGTTGTTCAATACTTGAAGTTTGGTCTTCCAGAAGATGTCAAGTCTACTATAGAAGGGCTTGAGTTGGATACCAAGCAGTACATTCTCTTCCCTGTGAATGATTGTCGAGCGCAAACTGTACCTGGGGGTACTCATTGGAGTCTTCTTGCCTACAATGCATCAGAGAACTTATTTGAGCATTACGATTCTTATCCTGGAAGTTGCAACCTTCCTGTAGCAGAGAGCTTGGCGAAAGTCCTTGCCATGTTTCTTCGGAATTCATTGAAGGGTGGACATCCGCCTGTTATACAAGAGATGCCTTGCACTCAACAAGTGAATACCTATGATTGTGGGATGCACGTGATCTGCAATGCTGAAGGTCTATGCAAGAAATTCACCACCCAAGATAAGAGGCCTTTGACAGAAATAGTGCCTTCAAGTGTGGTTGCACGTTCTAGAGAATCTCTGAAggcaattatttattctttacgaAAATAA